In one Nicotiana tomentosiformis chromosome 6, ASM39032v3, whole genome shotgun sequence genomic region, the following are encoded:
- the LOC104100182 gene encoding stigma-specific STIG1-like protein 2, which produces MKFFKLMVVIAVTMALTISLLTMQRMDKSTNPKNSGFHEDGKQLSATPAEVPQLKRRTSRFLAEKERNPRAADHCHKDNEICHVLEGRNSTCCNNKCMDLGYDDHHCGACKRKCRFTETCCRGECVNLSFDKRHCGYCNSRCMPGGYCFYGMCDYA; this is translated from the coding sequence ATGAAGTTTTTCAAATTAATGGTTGTTATTGCCGTTACAATGGCTCTCACTATCTCTTTGCTCACCATGCAACGTATGGACAAATCTACCAACCCGAAAAATTCAGGATTTCACGAGGATGGGAAACAACTTTCAGCAACTCCGGCGGAAGTACCTCAATTGAAGAGGAGAACAAGTCGTTTTCTTGCTGAGAAAGAAAGGAACCCTAGGGCAGCCGATCATTGCCATAAAGATAATGAAATCTGCCACGTGCTGGAAGGGCGAAACTCGACGTGCTGCAACAACAAGTGCATGGATTTAGGGTACGATGATCACCACTGTGGTGCATGCAAGAGAAAGTGCCGTTTCACAGAGACTTGTTGCAGAGGAGAATGTGTAAATTTGTCTTTTGACAAAAGGCATTGTGGATACTGCAATAGTAGGTGCATGCCCGGTGGATATTGTTTCTATGGCATGTGTGATTATGCCTAA